In Armatimonadota bacterium, a single genomic region encodes these proteins:
- a CDS encoding ABC transporter permease yields the protein MQRYLMRRAVQTVVILFGLSLLLFTLLVFTPGDPVELLAASNPDIRPEDIAHLRRYYGLDDPLHIRYLKWLRTVLRGDLGYSRTYGQPVTAIMGERLKNTLMLLTAAFLIAFVVGVSVGIYSALHQYSPADYVVTVLSFVGLAMPVFWQGILFILLFAVWAPWAQLPGLAWLKLPAGGMMTPGVHGGVEGVLDRLRHLVLPTLVLATTGMASWARYTRSSVLEVIRQDYIRTARAKGNPERVVINRHALRNALIPIITLVALSLPGILDGAVITETVFSWPGTGLLLYQAVLGHDHYVAMAVLLFLALMTILSNLLADVAYALVDPRIRYD from the coding sequence ATGCAGCGATACCTGATGCGCCGGGCCGTCCAGACGGTGGTGATCCTCTTCGGTCTCTCCCTGCTCCTCTTCACCCTGCTCGTCTTCACGCCGGGGGACCCGGTGGAGCTCCTGGCCGCCAGCAACCCGGACATCCGGCCGGAAGACATCGCCCACCTGCGCCGCTACTACGGGCTGGACGACCCGCTGCACATCCGCTACCTGAAGTGGCTGCGCACCGTCCTCCGCGGCGATCTCGGCTACTCCCGCACCTACGGGCAGCCGGTGACCGCGATCATGGGGGAGCGGCTGAAGAACACGCTGATGCTGCTCACCGCGGCCTTCCTCATCGCCTTCGTCGTCGGGGTGTCGGTGGGGATCTACTCGGCGCTGCACCAGTACTCGCCGGCGGACTACGTCGTCACCGTGCTCTCCTTCGTCGGGCTGGCCATGCCGGTCTTCTGGCAGGGGATCCTCTTCATCCTCCTCTTTGCGGTCTGGGCCCCCTGGGCGCAGCTCCCCGGCCTGGCCTGGCTGAAGCTGCCGGCCGGCGGGATGATGACGCCCGGCGTGCACGGGGGGGTGGAGGGGGTGCTGGACCGGCTGCGCCACCTGGTCCTGCCCACCCTCGTCCTGGCCACCACCGGCATGGCCTCCTGGGCCCGGTACACCCGCTCCAGCGTGCTCGAGGTGATCCGGCAGGACTACATCCGCACCGCCCGGGCCAAGGGGAACCCGGAGCGGGTCGTCATCAACCGCCACGCCCTGCGCAATGCCCTCATCCCCATCATCACCCTGGTCGCCCTCAGCCTCCCGGGCATCCTGGACGGGGCGGTCATCACCGAGACGGTCTTCAGCTGGCCGGGGACGGGGTTGCTGCTCTACCAGGCCGTGCTGGGGCACGACCACTACGTGGCCATGGCCGTGCTGCTCTTCCTGGCCCTCATGACCATCCTCTCCAACCTCCTGGCCGACGTGGCCTACGCGCTCGTCGACCCGCGCATTCGCTACGACTGA
- a CDS encoding ABC transporter permease: MARQVLSPDLALQLERRRRAAAGVGLGLSYWQVAVRRFLRHRLALVGGVVALLLTLMAVLAPVLAPYPVDRISLDARWHRPGGAHPLGTDELGRDVLTRIMYAGRISLTVGYVTAVAIAVVGSLAGAAAGFYGGVVDTALMRLVDVLLSIPTLPLYLILAALIPGGGVLRIVLIFSAFGWTGVARLVRGQILSLKAQDFVEAARAMGASEARIVLRHLIPNALAPVIVAATLTVGGAILGESALSYLGLGIQPPTPSWGNMLQRAQEYLWNAAWLAVFPGVFIFITVLSFNFLGDGLRDALDPRLRV; the protein is encoded by the coding sequence GTGGCGCGACAAGTCCTCTCCCCCGACCTGGCCCTGCAGCTGGAGCGGCGACGCCGCGCCGCGGCGGGCGTGGGCCTCGGTCTCTCCTACTGGCAGGTGGCGGTGCGCCGCTTCCTCCGCCACCGCCTGGCGCTGGTGGGCGGCGTCGTGGCCCTGCTGCTCACCCTCATGGCCGTGCTGGCCCCGGTCCTGGCGCCCTACCCGGTGGACCGGATCAGCCTGGACGCCCGCTGGCACCGGCCCGGGGGGGCGCACCCCCTCGGCACGGACGAGCTGGGGCGCGACGTGCTGACGCGGATCATGTACGCGGGACGGATCTCCCTGACCGTGGGCTACGTCACGGCCGTCGCCATCGCCGTGGTGGGCTCGCTCGCCGGCGCGGCGGCCGGCTTCTACGGCGGGGTGGTGGACACGGCGCTCATGCGGCTGGTGGACGTCCTCCTCTCCATCCCGACGCTCCCCCTCTACCTCATCCTGGCCGCGCTGATCCCGGGCGGCGGGGTGCTGCGCATCGTCCTCATCTTCAGCGCCTTCGGGTGGACGGGGGTGGCCCGCCTGGTGCGGGGCCAGATCCTCTCGCTGAAGGCCCAGGACTTCGTCGAGGCGGCCCGGGCCATGGGGGCTTCGGAGGCGCGCATCGTCCTGCGCCACCTCATCCCCAACGCCCTGGCCCCCGTCATCGTTGCCGCCACCTTGACGGTGGGCGGCGCCATCCTGGGGGAGTCGGCGCTCAGCTACCTGGGGCTGGGCATCCAGCCGCCGACCCCGTCGTGGGGCAACATGCTGCAGCGGGCCCAGGAGTACCTGTGGAACGCCGCCTGGCTGGCGGTCTTCCCGGGGGTGTTCATCTTCATCACGGTGCTGAGCTTCAACTTCCTGGGAGACGGGCTGCGGGACGCACTG